The Molothrus ater isolate BHLD 08-10-18 breed brown headed cowbird chromosome 1, BPBGC_Mater_1.1, whole genome shotgun sequence genome includes a window with the following:
- the TRIB1 gene encoding tribbles homolog 1 — protein MSRPASLLPAARCRSAPAKRLQPLHDGPAEEAPAAKCPRLAECGPPDCLSAPGSPCAPASPAGGGGAAGPSLIASYLLLPLAEREQVSRALSVSSGRELRCKVFPLKHYQDKIRPYIQLPSHRNITGVVEVILGDTKAYVFFEKDFGDMHSYVRSCKRLREEEAARLFKQIVSAVAHCHQSAIVLGDLKLRKFVFSNEERTQLRLESLEDTHIIKGEDDALSDKHGCPAYVSPEILNTTGTYSGKSADVWSLGVMLYTLLVGRYPFHDSDPSTLFSKIRRGQFCIPDHVSPKARCLIRSLLRREPSERLTAPEILLHPWFEAVLEPGYTDQETGASDQIVPEYHGDSDDISSFFC, from the exons ATGAGCCGCCCCGCGTCCCTGCTGCCGGCCGCCCGCTGCCGCAGCGCCCCGGCCAAGCGCCTCCAGCCCCTGCACGACGGCCCCGCCGAGGAAGCGCCGGCCGCCAAGTGCCCTCGGCTCGCCGAATGCGGCCCCCCGGACTGCCTGAGCGCTCCCGGCTCGCCGTGTGCTCCCGCTTCTCccgccggcggcggcggcgcggcgggtCCCAGCCTGATCGCCTCGTAcctgctgctgccgctggcCGAGCGGGAGCAGGTGTCCCGGGCGCTGAGCGTCAGCTCGGGCCGGGAGCTGCGCTGCAAG GTGTTCCCCCTCAAACACTACCAGGACAAGATCCGACCTTACATTCAGCTGCCGTCACACAGAAACATCACCGGGGTTGTCGAAGTCATTCTCGGGGACACCAAGGCCTATGTGTTCTTTGAAAAGGACTTTGGGGACATGCACTCCTACGTGAGGAGCTGCAagaggctgagggaagaggaggCTGCCCGGCTGTTCAAGCAGATTGTCTCCGCTGTAGCTCACTGCCACCAGTCAGCCATCGTACTTGGTGACCTCAAGCTCAGGAAATTTGTCTTCTCTAATGAAGAGAG GACTCAACTGCGTCTGGAGAGTCTGGAAGACACACACATCATCAAAGGTGAAGACGATGCACTGTCAGACAAGCACGGCTGCCCGGCGTACGTCAGCCCTGAGATCCTAAACACAACGGGGACTTACTCTGGAAAATCGGCCGATGTGTGGAGTTTGGGAGTGATGCTTTATACCCTGCTGGTGGGACGCTATCCTTTCCATGACTCGGACCCTAGCACTCTGTTTTCCAAAATCCGGCGCGGACAGTTCTGTATTCCTGACCACGTCTCCCCCAAAGCCCGCTGCCTCATCCGCAGCCTCCTGCGGCGGGAGCCTTCCGAAAGACTCACTGCTCCAGAGATCTTGCTTCACCCTTGGTTTGAGGCAGTCTTGGAGCCTGGATATACAGACCAGGAGACAGGAGCTTCAGATCAGATTGTCCCAGAATATCATGGAGACAGTGATGATATTAGTTCCTTCTTCTGCTAA